In the Drosophila gunungcola strain Sukarami unplaced genomic scaffold, Dgunungcola_SK_2 000001F, whole genome shotgun sequence genome, one interval contains:
- the LOC128262967 gene encoding protein ABHD13, with product MKEVGIALPKSRGVGVGVLGAFLLCFIFYYFYGGYMTLALFAGIILLIFYYAQDLLLYHPDLPANSRIYVPIPTMHNLPHITVSIKTPDDVTLHAFWISQPEERSKSVPTLLYFHGNAGNMGHRMQNVWGIYHHLHCNILMVEYRGYGLSTGVPTERGLVTDARAAIDYLHTRHDLDHSQLILFGRSLGGAVVVDVAADTVYGQKLMCAIVENTFSSIPEMAVELVHPSVKYIPNLLFKNKYQSMSKIGKCSVPFLFISGLADNLVPPRMMRALYTKCGSELKRLLEFPGGSHNDTWIVDGYYQAIRGFLAELQQEPSPLQKAPEKSNVWVELEHKIIDV from the exons ATGAAAGAAGTGGGCATCGCTCTGCCCAAGTCCCGTGGCGTTGGCGTAGGGGTACTTGGAGCCTTCCTGTTGTGCTTCATTTTCTACTACTTTTACGGGGGTTACATGACGTTGGCGCTCTTCGCTGGAATTATCCTAC TGATATTCTACTACGCCCAGGATCTGCTTCTATACCATCCGGACCTGCCGGCCAACTCCCGCATTTACGTGCCCATTCCGACGATGCACAACCTGCCCCACATCACGGTCAGCATCAAGACACCCGACGATGTCACTCTGCACGCCTTTTGGATAAGTCAGCCGGAGGAGCGCTCCAAGTCGGTGCCCACGTTGCTCTACTTCCACGGCAACGCTGGCAACATGGGACACCGCATGCAGAAC GTCTGGGGCATCTACCACCACCTACACTGCAACATTCTGATGGTGGAATACCGCGGGTACGGCCTGTCGACAGGTGTGCCCACTGAAAGGGGCCTGGTAACTGATGCAAGGGCGGCCATTGATTACCTGCACACCCGCCACGACCTGGACCACTCGCAGCTGATCCTCTTCGGGCGCTCCCTGGGCGGAGCAGTGGTCGTCGACGTGGCCGCCGATACCGTGTATGGCCAGAAACTAATGTGCGCCATTGTGGAGAACACATTTAGCAGCATACCGGAAATGGCCGTGGAGCTGGTCCATCCCTCTGTGAAGTATATACCAAATCTATTGTTTAAGAATAAG TACCAGTCCATGAGCAAGATAGGCAAGTGTTCTGTtccgtttttatttatatccgGCCTTGCGGACAACTTAGTGCCACCGCGCATGATGCGTGCCTTGTATACCAAATGCGGCAGTGAGCTGAAGCGCTTGCTTGAGTTCCCCGGAGGATCGCACAACGACACCTGGATAGTAGACGG GTACTATCAGGCTATCAGGGGATTTCTGGCCGAGCTGCAGCAGGAGCCGTCGCCGCTCCAAAAGGCGCCGGAGAAGAGCAATGTCTGGGTGGAGCTGGAGCATAAAATTATTGATGTATAG
- the LOC128262966 gene encoding DNA repair and recombination protein RAD54-like: MRRSLAPSQRGPQRPESRHFFAPPLLKKNKRACQQDLEREQELDRKRQSTLRDGGNTEDLPLPIRIANSEYERAIAKVLARKFKVPIDNYVPDYGGNRCLGVRRCISRRPLHDPLACNALVLYQPPVYTEHERMAMDPSQVLVHVVVDPLLCNILRPHQREGVRFMYECVEGKRGNFNGCIMADEMGLGKTLQCVTLVWTLLRQGPECKPTINKAIVVSPSSLVKNWEKEFTKWLQGRLLCLPMEGGNKENTIKALEQFSMTSSRLGTPVLLISYETFRIYADILCKYEVGMVICDEGHRLKNSDNLTYQALMGLKTKRRVLLSGTPIQNDLTEYFSLVNFVNPEMLGTAADFKRNFESSILRGQNADSTEEERKRAIEKTQELIGLVDQCIIRRTNQILTKYLPVKFEMVICAKLTPIQLELYTNFLKSDQVRRSLADCNEKASLTALADITTLKKICSHPDLIYDKITAREKGFENSQNVLPSNYKPKDLNPELSGKFMLLDFMLAAIRADGNDKVVLISNYTQTLDLFEQLARKRKYGFVRLDGTMSIKKRSKVVDRFNDPESDSFLFMLSSKAGGCGLNLIGANRLFMFDPDWNPANDEQAMARVWRDGQKKPCYIYRLVASGSIEEKILQRQTHKKSLSSTIIDNNESAEKHFTRDDLKDLFTFDANILSDTHDKLKCKRCVQNIQTKPPPDDSDCTSHLSQWFHCSNNRGLPDSILAQAWTDSKCVSFVFHHRSQAQEIVAKPDEEPLEEKPASRKRPSTPLSDDSADEDFIGF; this comes from the exons Atg CGCCGCAGCCTGGCGCCCAGCCAACGGGGTCCACAACGTCCCGAGTCGCGGCACTTCTTTGCGCCGCCGCTTCTGAAGAAAAACAAGCGAGCCTGCCAGCAGGATCTGGAGCGGGAGCAGGAGCTCGACAGGAAGCGCCAGAGTACCCTCCGAGATGGCGGCAACACGGAGGACCTGCCACTGCCCATTCGCATTGCGAACAGCGAGTATGAGCGGGCCATTGCCAAGGTGCTGGCCCGGAAGTTCAAGGTGCCCATCGACAATTACGTTCCGGATTACGGCGGAAACCGCTGCCTCGGTGTACGACGCTGCATTTCCCGGCGACCTCTGCACGATCCGCTAGCCTGCAACGCCCTGGTTCTGTACCAACCACCCGTCTACACGGAGCACGAGCGGATGGCCATGGATCCCAGCCAGGTCCTGGTGCACGTCGTCGTGGATCCCCTGCTTTGCAACATCCTGCGGCCGCACCAGCGCGAGGGCGTGCGATTCATGTACGAGTGTGTGGAGGGCAAGCGGGGCAACTTCAACGGCTGCATCATGGCCGACGAAATGGGTCTGGGGAAGACGCTGCAGTGCGTCACCCTGGTGTGGACACTCCTAAGGCAGGGGCCCGAGTGCAAGCCGACGATTAACAAGGCCATCGTCGTGTCCCCGTCGTCGCTGGTGAAGAACTGGGAGAAGGAGTTCACCAAGTGGCTACAAGGCCGCCTGCTCTGCCTGCCTATGGAAGGTGGCAATAAGGAGAACACCATTAAAGCCCTCGAGCAATTCTCCATGACCTCGTCACGCCTTGGCACACCCGTTCTGCTCATCAGCTATGAGACATTCCGCATCTACGCAGACATCCTGTGCAAGTACGAGGTGGGGATGGTGATATGTGACGAAGGACATCGGTTGAAGAACAGCGATAACCTCACCTACCAGGCACTTATGGGCCTGAAAACAAAACGACGGGTCCTGCTCTCCGGCACACCTATCCAAAACGACCTTACGGAGTACTTCAGTCTGGTGAACTTTGTGAACCCAGAGATGCTGGGCACGGCGGCCGACTTCAAGCGGAACTTCGAAAGCAGTATTCTACGGGGCCAGAATGCAGACTCCACGGAAGAAGAGCGGAAGCGGGCCATCGAGAAGACGCAGGAGTTGATAGGACTGGTCGATCAGTGCATCATCCGTCGCACCAACCAGATTCTCACCAAATACCTGCCGGTCAAGTTTGAGATGGTCATCTGCGCAAAGCTTACGCCCATTCAGCTGGAGCTCTATACAAATTTCTTGAAATCGGATCAAGTACGCCGCAGTTTGGCGG actGTAATGAGAAGGCCTCGCTCACGGCCCTGGCGGACATCACAACCCTTAAGAAGATTTGTAGTCATCCGGATCTTATTTATGATAAGATAACAGCACGGGAAAAAGGATTCGAAAATTCACAGAACGTTCTGCCGAGCAACTACAAACCGAA GGATCTCAATCCTGAGCTAAGTGGCAAGTTCATGCTGCTAGACTTTATGCTAGCCGCCATACGCGCAGATGGCAATGACAAGGTGGTTCTCATCTCCAATTACACACAGACCCTGGATTTGTTTGAGCAGCTGGCGAGGAAGCGAAAGTACGGATTTGTCCGACTTGATGGCACTATGTCCATCAAGAAGCGGTCGAAGGTGGTTGACCGGTTCAATGACCCGGAGTCGGATAGCTTTCTTTTCATGCTGAGCAGCAAGGCCGGCGGGTGCGGATTGAATTTGATCGGAGCCAACCGCTTGTTTATGTTCGATCCTGATTGGAATCCGGCCAACGACGAGCAGGCGATGGCCAGAGTGTGGCGCGATGGGCAGAAGAAGCCCTGCTACATTTATCGCCTTGTAGCG agTGGATCAATTGAGGAAAAGATCTTGCAGCGGCAGACGCACAAGAAGTCGTTGTCCAGCACAATTATTGACAACAACGAATCAGCCGAAAAGCATTTTACTCGCGACGACCTCAAGGATTTGTTCACATTTGATGCGAATATTCTGTCCGACACGCACGACAA ACTCAAATGCAAACGGTGcgtacaaaatattcaaacgaaACCTCCGCCCGATGACAGCGACTGCACCTCGCATTTGTCCCAGTGGTTCCATTGCTCCAACAATCGAGGTCTGCCCGACAGTATTCTCGCCCAGGCCTGGACGGACAGCAAGTGCGTCTCCTTTGTCTTTCACCACCGGTCACAGGCTCAGGAGATTGTGGCAAAGCCGGATGAGGAACCATTGGAGGAAAAACCAGCTAGTCGCAAGCGTCCATCTACGCCCCTCAGTGATGACAGTGCTGACGAGGACTTCATTGGGTTCTAA